Proteins from one Mixophyes fleayi isolate aMixFle1 chromosome 9, aMixFle1.hap1, whole genome shotgun sequence genomic window:
- the LOC142101255 gene encoding metabotropic glutamate receptor 6-like isoform X2: protein MGLPPSPRALFFFLFLQRGIEAQQNTQPHSIKIDGDITLGGLFPVHAKGPAGVPCGEVKKEAGVHRMEAMLYALDQINGDPELLPNLTLGARILDTCSRDTYALEQSLTFVQALIQKDTSDIRCSNGEPAILSRPERVVGVIGASASSVSIMVANVLRLFAIPQISYASTAPELSDNNRYDFFSRVVPPDSYQAQAMVDIVKALGWNYVSTLASEGNYGESGVEAFVQISREAGGVCIAQSIKIPREPRPGEFEKVIRRLLETPNARGIIIFANEDDIKRVLDAAQRANQTGHFLWVGSDSWGSKTSPVLGLEEVAEGAVTILPKRASIDGFDQYFISRTLQNNRRNIWFAEFWEDDFKCKLTRTAAQPEEARRKCTGEERIGKESSYEQEGKVQFVIDAVYAMAHALHNMHIDLCAGSVGVCDKMDPMDGRLLLQYIRRVNFNGSAGTPVMFNENGDAPGRYDIFQYQMTNTTAPSYRVIGQWTEYLRFNVLMTSLTSLMTLLYKEICSTRCTQATLQDPDVSCTRHIDAHWEPIGALVNAKESHKPSSESSS from the exons ATGGGATTGCCACCATCACCCAGAGcccttttctttttcctcttcttGCAGAGAGGCATTGAGGCCCAACAGAATACTCAGCCTCACTCTATTAAGATAGACGGGGACATTACTTTGGGAGGGCTCTTCCCTGTTCACGCCAAAGGTCCAGCAGGTGTCCCGTGCGGAGAAGTAAAGAAGGAAGCTGGAGTACATCGGATGGAGGCTATGCTGTATGCACTGGATCAAATTAATGGCGATCCCGAGCTCCTCCCTAACTTGACACTTGGGGCGCGTATTTTAGATACGTGCTCCCGGGACACCTATGCTCTAGAACAGTCTCTCACGTTTGTCCAAGCGCTGATTCAGAAGGACACTTCGGACATTCGTTGTTCCAACGGAGAGCCGGCCATTCTCAGTCGTCCAGAGAGGGTTGTTGGCGTCATCGGGGCTTCGGCCAGCTCAGTCTCCATCATGGTGGCCAACGTGTTGAGACTGTTTGCT ATTCCCCAAATAAGCTATGCCTCCACAGCCCCGGAGCTCAGTGACAATAACCGGTATGACTTCTTCTCCCGCGTGGTGCCACCGGACTCCTACCAGGCGCAGGCCATGGTGGACATTGTCAAAGCGCTTGGCTGGAATTACGTGTCCACACTGGCGTCTGAGGGCAACTACGGAGAGAGCGGAGTGGAGGCTTTTGTTCAGATCTCTCGTGAAGCTG GAGGGGTGTGCATTGCACAGTCTATTAAGATACCGCGGGAACCACGCCCTGGGGAGTTTGAAAAGGTCATACGAAGGCTGCTAGAGACACCCAACGCTCGTGGCATCATTATCTTTGCCAATGAGGATGACATAAA GCGTGTTCTAGACGCAGCTCAACGAGCCAATCAGACAGGTCATTTCTTGTGGGTGGGGTCAGACAGCTGGGGCTCCAAGACCTCCCCCGTCTTGGGTTTGGAAGAAGTGGCGGAGGGTGCTGTAACTATCCTGCCAAAAAGGGCATCTATTGATG GCTTTGACCAGTATTTTATCAGCCGAACCCTGCAGAACAACCGGCGCAACATCTGGTTTGCAGAATTTTGGGAGGATGATTTTAAATGCAAACTGACTAGGACTGCAGCCCAACCAGAAGAGGCCAGACGAAAGTGCACTG GGGAGGAGAGGATCGGGAAAGAATCGTCTTACGAACAAGAAGGAAAAGTTCAGTTTGTCATTGACGCGGTGTATGCAATGGCTCATGCATTACACAATATGCACATAGACCTTTGTGCGGGCAGCGTTGGCgtctgtgacaagatggacccaATGGATGGACGACTGCTCCTGCAGTACATACGCAGGGTTAACTTTAATG GTAGTGCCGGAACTCCTGTGATGTTCAATGAAAATGGAGATGCACCGGGCCGATATGATATTTTCCAGTATCAGATGACCAATACCACCGCTCCATCCTACAGAGTGATTGGACAATGGACAGAGTATCTGCGGTTTAAT GTATTAATGACAAGTCTGACATCTCTGATGACGTTGCTTTACAAAGAGATCTGTAGCACAAGATGTACCCAGGCTACACTCCAGGACCCGGACGTCAGCTGTACCAGACACATTGATGCACATTGGGAACCCATAGGAGCACTTGTCAACGCAAAGGAATCTCATAAACCCTCAAGTGAGAGCTCTTCGTAG
- the LOC142101255 gene encoding metabotropic glutamate receptor 6-like isoform X1, giving the protein MGLPPSPRALFFFLFLQRGIEAQQNTQPHSIKIDGDITLGGLFPVHAKGPAGVPCGEVKKEAGVHRMEAMLYALDQINGDPELLPNLTLGARILDTCSRDTYALEQSLTFVQALIQKDTSDIRCSNGEPAILSRPERVVGVIGASASSVSIMVANVLRLFAIPQISYASTAPELSDNNRYDFFSRVVPPDSYQAQAMVDIVKALGWNYVSTLASEGNYGESGVEAFVQISREAGGVCIAQSIKIPREPRPGEFEKVIRRLLETPNARGIIIFANEDDIKRVLDAAQRANQTGHFLWVGSDSWGSKTSPVLGLEEVAEGAVTILPKRASIDGFDQYFISRTLQNNRRNIWFAEFWEDDFKCKLTRTAAQPEEARRKCTGEERIGKESSYEQEGKVQFVIDAVYAMAHALHNMHIDLCAGSVGVCDKMDPMDGRLLLQYIRRVNFNGSAGTPVMFNENGDAPGRYDIFQYQMTNTTAPSYRVIGQWTEYLRFNIEEMQWSGGQQDIPSSVCSLPCHPGERKKMVKGVPCCWHCELCDGYQFQLDDFNCQVCPFDMRPNTNRTACRPTPIVKLEWHSAWAVLPLFLAILGILSTLFVVGTLIRFNDTPIVRASGRELSYVLLTGIFLMYAITFLMMAEPGVAVCALRRLFLGLGMCISYAALLTKTNRIYRIFEQGKRSVTPPRFISPASQLVLTFTLISVQLVGTSVWLAVLPPHSVIDYEEQRTPNPEQARGVLKCDMSDLSLVSCLMYSILLMVTCTVYAVKARGVPENFNEAKPIGFTMYTTCIVWLAFVPIFFGTAQSAEKIYIQTTTLTVSMSLSASVSLGMLYVPKVYIILFHPEQNVQKRKRSFKAVATAATMSTRLSQKNNERQNGESKPPEKSLPESK; this is encoded by the exons ATGGGATTGCCACCATCACCCAGAGcccttttctttttcctcttcttGCAGAGAGGCATTGAGGCCCAACAGAATACTCAGCCTCACTCTATTAAGATAGACGGGGACATTACTTTGGGAGGGCTCTTCCCTGTTCACGCCAAAGGTCCAGCAGGTGTCCCGTGCGGAGAAGTAAAGAAGGAAGCTGGAGTACATCGGATGGAGGCTATGCTGTATGCACTGGATCAAATTAATGGCGATCCCGAGCTCCTCCCTAACTTGACACTTGGGGCGCGTATTTTAGATACGTGCTCCCGGGACACCTATGCTCTAGAACAGTCTCTCACGTTTGTCCAAGCGCTGATTCAGAAGGACACTTCGGACATTCGTTGTTCCAACGGAGAGCCGGCCATTCTCAGTCGTCCAGAGAGGGTTGTTGGCGTCATCGGGGCTTCGGCCAGCTCAGTCTCCATCATGGTGGCCAACGTGTTGAGACTGTTTGCT ATTCCCCAAATAAGCTATGCCTCCACAGCCCCGGAGCTCAGTGACAATAACCGGTATGACTTCTTCTCCCGCGTGGTGCCACCGGACTCCTACCAGGCGCAGGCCATGGTGGACATTGTCAAAGCGCTTGGCTGGAATTACGTGTCCACACTGGCGTCTGAGGGCAACTACGGAGAGAGCGGAGTGGAGGCTTTTGTTCAGATCTCTCGTGAAGCTG GAGGGGTGTGCATTGCACAGTCTATTAAGATACCGCGGGAACCACGCCCTGGGGAGTTTGAAAAGGTCATACGAAGGCTGCTAGAGACACCCAACGCTCGTGGCATCATTATCTTTGCCAATGAGGATGACATAAA GCGTGTTCTAGACGCAGCTCAACGAGCCAATCAGACAGGTCATTTCTTGTGGGTGGGGTCAGACAGCTGGGGCTCCAAGACCTCCCCCGTCTTGGGTTTGGAAGAAGTGGCGGAGGGTGCTGTAACTATCCTGCCAAAAAGGGCATCTATTGATG GCTTTGACCAGTATTTTATCAGCCGAACCCTGCAGAACAACCGGCGCAACATCTGGTTTGCAGAATTTTGGGAGGATGATTTTAAATGCAAACTGACTAGGACTGCAGCCCAACCAGAAGAGGCCAGACGAAAGTGCACTG GGGAGGAGAGGATCGGGAAAGAATCGTCTTACGAACAAGAAGGAAAAGTTCAGTTTGTCATTGACGCGGTGTATGCAATGGCTCATGCATTACACAATATGCACATAGACCTTTGTGCGGGCAGCGTTGGCgtctgtgacaagatggacccaATGGATGGACGACTGCTCCTGCAGTACATACGCAGGGTTAACTTTAATG GTAGTGCCGGAACTCCTGTGATGTTCAATGAAAATGGAGATGCACCGGGCCGATATGATATTTTCCAGTATCAGATGACCAATACCACCGCTCCATCCTACAGAGTGATTGGACAATGGACAGAGTATCTGCGGTTTAAT ATTGAGGAGATGCAATGGTCTGGTGGCCAGCAGGACATACCATCGTCTGTATGCAGCCTTCCCTGCCATCCTGGAGAACGGAAAAAGATGGTAAAGGGGGTGCCATGTTGCTGGCACTGTGAGTTGTGCGATGGGTATCAATTCCAACTAGACGACTTCAATTGCCAGGTTTGCCCCTTTGACATGAGGCCCAATACCAACCGAACTGCCTGCCGCCCAACGCCAATTGTGAAACTGGAGTGGCATTCTGCCTGGGCTGTTCTGCCTCTTTTTTTGGCCATTTTGGGCATCCTCAGTACCCTTTTTGTGGTGGGTACCCTGATACGCTTTAACGATACGCCTATTGTGCGGGCATCCGGACGAGAATTGAGTTATGTTCTGCTCACAGGAATATTTTTGATGTACGCAATCACCTTCCTGATGATGGCAGAGCCGGGCGTGGCTGTTTGTGCCCTTCGTCGGCTGTTCCTGGGTCTAGGCATGTGCATTTCGTACGCTGCTCTTCTGACCAAAACCAACAGGATCTACCGCATCTTTGAACAGGGAAAGCGCTCGGTGACCCCGCCTCGTTTCATTAGTCCTGCCTCTCAGTTGGTCCTCACCTTCACTCTCATCTCCGTGCAGTTGGTAGGCACATCCGTGTGGTTGGCAGTATTGCCCCCTCACAGCGTAATTGACTATGAGGAGCAACGGACACCCAACCCCGAGCAAGCCAGGGGAGTATTGAAATGCGATATGTCTGATCTGTCCCTGGTCAGCTGCTTAATGTACTCCATCCTGCTGATGGTCACCTGTACTGTATACGCCGTGAAGGCCCGTGGGGTGCCCGAAAACTTCAATGAGGCTAAACCAATTGGATTTACTATGTACACAACTTGTATTGTTTGGCTGGCATTTGTTCCCATCTTCTTTGGCACCGCACAGTCCGCTGAGAAG ATCTATATCCAGACCACCACCTTGACAGTGTCGATGAGCTTGAGTGCGTCTGTCTCTCTGGGAATGCTTTACGTTCCCAAGGTTTACATCATCCTCTTCCACCCTGAGCAGAATGTGCAGAAACGTAAGAGGAGCTTCAAGGCAGTCGCAACAGCCGCCACAATGTCTACCCGTCTGTCCCAGAAAAACAACGAGCGCCAGAATGGAGAGAGTAAGCCCCCTGAAAAGAGCCTGCCTGAGAGCAAGTGA
- the LOC142101255 gene encoding metabotropic glutamate receptor 6-like isoform X3, which produces MGLPPSPRALFFFLFLQRGIEAQQNTQPHSIKIDGDITLGGLFPVHAKGPAGVPCGEVKKEAGVHRMEAMLYALDQINGDPELLPNLTLGARILDTCSRDTYALEQSLTFVQALIQKDTSDIRCSNGEPAILSRPERVVGVIGASASSVSIMVANVLRLFAIPQISYASTAPELSDNNRYDFFSRVVPPDSYQAQAMVDIVKALGWNYVSTLASEGNYGESGVEAFVQISREAGGVCIAQSIKIPREPRPGEFEKVIRRLLETPNARGIIIFANEDDIKRVLDAAQRANQTGHFLWVGSDSWGSKTSPVLGLEEVAEGAVTILPKRASIDGFDQYFISRTLQNNRRNIWFAEFWEDDFKCKLTRTAAQPEEARRKCTGEERIGKESSYEQEGKVQFVIDAVYAMAHALHNMHIDLCAGSVGVCDKMDPMDGRLLLQYIRRVNFNGSAGTPVMFNENGDAPGRYDIFQYQMTNTTAPSYRVIGQWTEYLRFNCLTQ; this is translated from the exons ATGGGATTGCCACCATCACCCAGAGcccttttctttttcctcttcttGCAGAGAGGCATTGAGGCCCAACAGAATACTCAGCCTCACTCTATTAAGATAGACGGGGACATTACTTTGGGAGGGCTCTTCCCTGTTCACGCCAAAGGTCCAGCAGGTGTCCCGTGCGGAGAAGTAAAGAAGGAAGCTGGAGTACATCGGATGGAGGCTATGCTGTATGCACTGGATCAAATTAATGGCGATCCCGAGCTCCTCCCTAACTTGACACTTGGGGCGCGTATTTTAGATACGTGCTCCCGGGACACCTATGCTCTAGAACAGTCTCTCACGTTTGTCCAAGCGCTGATTCAGAAGGACACTTCGGACATTCGTTGTTCCAACGGAGAGCCGGCCATTCTCAGTCGTCCAGAGAGGGTTGTTGGCGTCATCGGGGCTTCGGCCAGCTCAGTCTCCATCATGGTGGCCAACGTGTTGAGACTGTTTGCT ATTCCCCAAATAAGCTATGCCTCCACAGCCCCGGAGCTCAGTGACAATAACCGGTATGACTTCTTCTCCCGCGTGGTGCCACCGGACTCCTACCAGGCGCAGGCCATGGTGGACATTGTCAAAGCGCTTGGCTGGAATTACGTGTCCACACTGGCGTCTGAGGGCAACTACGGAGAGAGCGGAGTGGAGGCTTTTGTTCAGATCTCTCGTGAAGCTG GAGGGGTGTGCATTGCACAGTCTATTAAGATACCGCGGGAACCACGCCCTGGGGAGTTTGAAAAGGTCATACGAAGGCTGCTAGAGACACCCAACGCTCGTGGCATCATTATCTTTGCCAATGAGGATGACATAAA GCGTGTTCTAGACGCAGCTCAACGAGCCAATCAGACAGGTCATTTCTTGTGGGTGGGGTCAGACAGCTGGGGCTCCAAGACCTCCCCCGTCTTGGGTTTGGAAGAAGTGGCGGAGGGTGCTGTAACTATCCTGCCAAAAAGGGCATCTATTGATG GCTTTGACCAGTATTTTATCAGCCGAACCCTGCAGAACAACCGGCGCAACATCTGGTTTGCAGAATTTTGGGAGGATGATTTTAAATGCAAACTGACTAGGACTGCAGCCCAACCAGAAGAGGCCAGACGAAAGTGCACTG GGGAGGAGAGGATCGGGAAAGAATCGTCTTACGAACAAGAAGGAAAAGTTCAGTTTGTCATTGACGCGGTGTATGCAATGGCTCATGCATTACACAATATGCACATAGACCTTTGTGCGGGCAGCGTTGGCgtctgtgacaagatggacccaATGGATGGACGACTGCTCCTGCAGTACATACGCAGGGTTAACTTTAATG GTAGTGCCGGAACTCCTGTGATGTTCAATGAAAATGGAGATGCACCGGGCCGATATGATATTTTCCAGTATCAGATGACCAATACCACCGCTCCATCCTACAGAGTGATTGGACAATGGACAGAGTATCTGCGGTTTAAT